The following is a genomic window from Trachemys scripta elegans isolate TJP31775 chromosome 16, CAS_Tse_1.0, whole genome shotgun sequence.
TACCCAATGAGCCAGCGCCGGGCAGGGACACCGGGCAGGGACGCCGGGCAGCCCGCTCGCCAGCCGACGGCTGGACTGCGATGGCTCAGGACTCCATGGGAGGAGACTTTGTCCCCCCCATCTGTGCTGGGCCTGCAAAGGGACTCACCAAGCCCCCCTCACCTCGCCACTGGGACTGAGACTTGATCCCAGACCCCTCATGGGGCCAGAAGGCAGCAGGTCGAGCAGGTGAGCAGAAAGGGACCCTCCCTCCGGTCTAGGAGCCATGCTGAGCTGGGCCGGGCTGGGAGCCGCCTCCCCCTGGATCGGGCGGGTAGGAGCCGCGACGAGGTAGGCCCAGTGgacgccctccccccagcactcacagGTCCATCGTAGCTGTAGCTCAGGTAATTGATCTGTCCGTTCTTCTCCAGCTCGTAGTAATGGACCCAGTTGTGAAAACCTGAGATTTTCCCGCTCTTGATTTCACCTGCAGGCGAGAGGAAGCAGAGCTGGAGTCCCGGCCTGTTTCTGGCTCATTTCCCATCCTGCCCCAGAGCAGGCAGCGCCACCAACGGCTTCCCGCAGACCCCGTGCCCTTCCCAACGGGCCCCTCAGCTTCTTCCAGCCTCTCATCACTTTCCCCTGAGTCCCCATCCCCCCCGGGGATTCTGAGCGTACGCGGGGATCCGTGAAGTTCTCCGGTACAACTGCCTGACCGCAAGGCACTTTAGGACAATCGCTCGCGGGGCTGTATCTGTCTGTTCAGCAGGGACCTAGAACATCTGTCGTCTCGACACCGTGGGTTACGTGCTAATGTGGGTCAGGGTGAATTAATATCCCGTTGAGTGGCTGAGAATAACTAAGTGTCCTGACCTGAGAAATGCTGTCCAAGGTAAAAGCCGGCCCGAAAAGACCCAGTGTTAAACTCAGAGCCATGCAGCTTATGGCCAGGAGGGTCCACCAGATCATCCGGAGTGATGTGTGTATtgcaggccaccaacaccaccccgGGACTCAGTACAAGGGGGTTATCCCCAGGAAACCCCACCCTAGGCTTGGCTATACCACTTATCAGACCGGAACACCTAGTCTGTTCCATTTAGCTTTCACGTCAAACTGGCCCCTTGACATATTCCCAATGATtgacctccccccccatcccccttcaCGCTTGTATGATTGGCAGAAATTACATCCCCATGATTGTTCCCAGCgacctctgccactggcctggtgGGCGAACGTGGGCCAGGCGCatccctgtctgtgcctcagtttcccatctgtaaaagggggctAATGATACCAGCCTCCTTTGGAACACGCTTGGAGATCTGTGGATCCAAAGGGCTGtccccagagctcgggctgcttCTTCTTAAacatgtggcctgattttcacagaggCTGACCTGAGGCCGTTTTCAGCAGGTCAGCCCCTCAGCAGATGAGGCTGCTTGCTCAGAACCTGAATATTAGGGGCCAGattttagccccccccccccccccccgtttgatGTTTCTGGTTCTAGTGTTTGGAGGGGGGTTCCCTCCAGCAGAAGGGGCTCTGCAAGTGGGCGTGCCAGAGCCTCGGGTTTATTCATGTTTCCGACAGCCCCCGGAGCTGTGGATTTGTGTTGTGCCCTCATCGGAGCTCTCCCCTCGCCGCCCTGCGAGCAGCGCTGTACCGTGGAAGACATGTTCGAAGCCAGAGGAGTCCATGGCTGCTCCCTTGGAGCGCGAGTAGAGCCCGAACCACatcttcttcaggtctgcctTGAAGTCATTCTCCGACAAATAGATACCTGGCCCGGGGAGAGAGAGCGGGTGTCAGAGCGGGTCTCCAGCAGGGCGATGCAGCTACCTCCCCGAGgactgagctggggagctcttcCATAGCCCAGCTGtgcgaagtgggaatgttcttgatgtgttatttgaatgctgagtggggagtattaacctgggaaggttgcaggggagttttgctgggacTGCCTGCATTGGGGAAGGGAGCagacctgagcatgtaacatgagaacccagaaggggggttggaggccaggtgacacctctgcccgggaaactggacaaaggacaAAGGCTGGGAGAGGAGCCGGGGAAAGGGCAGAAAGGAGACTGCGGAAGGGAGTTTCaggtttggagctggctgggaaataaaGAGGGGTGCCCCGACCAACAGGGCTGTGGCTTCCCTGGGGCCCCCAGATGGACCTAATTaaagggggtcctgttgtctgtatcGGCAAGACCTgcttttggactgtgttcctgtcgtcaaaataaaccttttgttttactggctggctgagagtcatggtgaatcgcaggaagccgggggtgcagggcctggtcttgcatctgaagaagtgaggttcttacccacgaaagcgtatgctcccaatacttctgttagtctcaaaggtgccacaggaccctctgttgctcttcacTTGTAAAAACTGGTGAGGCCCAGAGCGATCGGATGTTCCTCCTTGCTATTGAGAACATCAGACCCTCGTAGCCGGGACACAGGCCCTTCTCCCCGGACAGAGGCTGCCTCCCCTCCAATCCCACTCCCTCTCCTCTCTGAACATGCAAACTGCCCCTCGGCTGCACATTTCCCTCCTCCTTTGTCACTCCCAGCTGGCAGACTCCCGTCGGGGGCAGGTGCCAGCTACTCTGTGTCACACACGCCCCCCACTGGCAAGCAGCGAGTTCCCCATGTGCCTTCGTTTTAACAGCAGCCTTGTCTTTAGTGGCCTGAATCTTCCCATTCCTGCCTCAGAAGCCAAGCACCAGGACGCAATGTGCTATTTGTGACAACTGTTCGCGGCGAGCAGCTGAGCGGGGAGGGACAACCGGAGCGCTGCGGATGCCGGCTCTCACAGTCCGCTTTTGAGCGCCGTGCTTGGTATTTAGCAGACGGTGCGTTGGGAAATACACCAAGAAACACATGTTCCTTCTCCAACTGATGCGCTCAGTGAGCTTCACAGGCGAGCGCCGGCTGTGGTGAGAACAGGCAGTCCTGCGTGCCGGCACTGGCGGCCAGCAGGTGCCGGAAGCTGCGTTCGGCTCGGGTGGGAGCTGAGCTAGAGGGACAGGCATTCTGCAGAGAGCCACAACTCCCGCCCAGCGGCCTCACATTGGGGTGGACGGTCAGCTCCTGCACACAGAGCAGAACCCAGTACAAATCGGCTCAGCGAGGGGAGGCAATTCCTTGCTTGGACTCCTGACGGCTCAGCCTGTCTCCACGGCACCTGGCAGAGCTCCAGGATCCTGCACTGAGCCGAGGCCCCTCTATGGTCCCCCTAGCGCCTGGCGGCAGACACAACCCATGTCATCACCCAGCTGTGCACCACCTGCACAGTCGGCGCTTTACCTTTAGAAAGAAAGAACTGGGTCAGCTTCTCCATCACCTGGGTCTGGAAGATTTCATCCAGGAAAGCGTCCACCTCCTGGCTCTCGGAGGTGGTCATCACCTCCTCCTTGCCCGTCATGCGTTCGTAGTTATTCAGCAGAGCCAAGAGCCTGGCAAAGGTGGGCTTGGAGAAGAGGGCATCCTCGTCCACGTAGCTGAAGAGCCTGGCAGGAGAGCAGAGAGAGGGGTTTAGGGATGCTGCTCCTGGTCACAGACCCAGCCGGAGAATCGGAGGCAGAGCCGGTGGACAGATAGCTCTGCCTTAGGTACTTATCTGGGCCTCATCACCAGAGCATCAGAgggcctcacaatctttagtgcATTTACCCTCACCACCCCTAtagggcaaactgaggcagagagactaagtgacttgccccaggtcacaccaAGAAGTCTGTGGCGGAGCAAGGGATAGAACCCCAGTCACCCAAGTCTCAGGctggtaccctaaccactggaccatccttcctctctgaccAGAGACTAACTAGTCCCTCTCAGATAGTTATAAATGGGATCTGCAGAAGGAGGCACCCCTACCAGAGAGCTAGAACGAGGCCTAGGTACCACTTCCATCCGCCTTTgtgcacccccacaccctgaccagACCCGTCTGCCGCATGTGCGTGCTACCTCGTGGCACTCCTCTCTGTCTGCCCTGCGGGAATGTCTACGTGGCTGTGGAAGGTTCTGCCCATGCAAGGATGTGGTGTAACCACAACGCACCCTCCCCCCGACCTGTACATCCCACACACGTGGGTTTCCCAGCACCCCATCCCCAGGCCCTCACTTCTGGCTGGCGTAGTCTTGGCCTGCCCTGGTCTGGTCAGAGGAGATCTTGTGCTGCAGGTTGAGGATGATCTCGTGGCTGGTGGCCTTGTTCACGTCGGCAGAGTACAGCGTCTCAGAGACACTCTTGATCTCACTGTCGGAGACAGAGTAGAACGAGGGGACCTCCCGCGGCTCACCTTCTCCTGGGATGGCAAAGAGAGACGGACCAGAGTTCACTATGGCCTCGCCCCCATGGCCAGATACTAGGGTCATGGGCTAGAAACATGGACAGAGGAGCACGTACAGCACCAGTCCCCAACTCCCCTCTTACCCAGCTCAAAGGGGTAGCTGGCTCACTGAAGGCATGATGGCTGGTTTATTCAGTTCATCCAGCTAATGTGCTGATTGGAATAGTCAGTAAGCCATCATTGTTATGGAATAATTACTCCCAAGGAACACTGTGCAGGCAATATAGCCAAAGAGGAGACTCCAGCTTCCCTCTTCCATGTGCTCCATTCCTAATACCCAACTGTCTATACACACCATTCTCCCTGTGTCTGAGTAGGGCCTACTTCCTCTCATGTGTGTGAGAGAACCCAGCTCCGACCATCTGGAATGAGCTCCGTCTACCCTCTTTTTCCTTGCACACCTCGGCTTGGTCTCTATGCTATCCTCTCCCACTGCGGCTATTTCACACTACCTGCTGATTGCAGGATGAAGCTGCGTTTCCTGGATTTTCCATTCCAGATACGGACGAAGCCCATCGACACAGACCCGCTTCAAATCACTTTCACCTTTCTGGGGGTTTCTTAAACTTTCCCTCTCTGCTTGATTCCACAGCTGTACAGACTCCCTCTCCGGAAGGATCGATCAACGGGGGTCTGCTTTACACAGTGGAtcaggaaccaggactcctgggtccttttATCCAGCTCCGCCACTGACTCACTAGAAGACCTCGGGCAGAGCAGTTTTCTACGTGCCTCAGCTTTGCTCCTCTATCCAATGGTGAGGTGGATACTGACCCAAGGCAGACCCTCGGCGACAAGGGGAAATGACACTGTTAACATAATATAGCTGGGAAGCAGGAGatgttgcttctctctctttcgCGCCCCAACGCCGTCCTTGGGGTGCGTGCAAGCAGAGGTGCGCCGAAGCAGCTCCCCATCCTGGAGGCAGCTGGCCCTGACTGCCCCATATCACCTGCCCAGCGCACAGCAACACTCAACTGCCTTGAGAGCAAATCATGCCGGAGCTGAAATCCCATCAGAGGCTTTGCCGCCAAGAGCGCTATCCATGGATTTTTAATGAGCCCTAAATGCACGTATCTCTGGGAGCTCGGGGGAGAATCTGCTCCCGTCTGTAGATATGGCAGCCAAGCCTTCACCTTTCAAGTTAGAACTACAAATCTGACCTTAATTATTCATGAAGGTTCTTGGGATCCCGGCTTTCACTCTTTGCTACGCATTTGCTCTACGCGAGTACACAAGGGAAACAGGGAAGCGTTATTTCTGCCTTTGCCGGAAACTCCACGGACAAGTTCTCGGCACAAACAAGCAAGCAGCTGACCACGAAACCAGATGGAAGAcaacatgggtgaaatcctgccccccttGAAATCAGTAGGAAACCGCCTGTCGGCTTCCTTGAAGTAGGATTTCTGAAGCGCTCGTGCATAGGTGGCTACGACTTGATTTCACGGGTTTGATCAAGTGCACGCGACACGGTGGTTATTTGCACAAAGTAACCTGCAGGGGGGAAGAGCAGCTGTCGTCGATGGTGAACATACCCCAGGCTAGTAACGTGTTAAGCAAAGAGTGATTGCAAGATACTCCTGCAGCAAAACACAAAGCGCTACCAGAACACAGAGTACAGACCCAACTGGAGAAGCGCCCCAAGTGTCGATTTTGCTGCCGCGCTTTAGAACTAGACCATTCAGCACTGGAGTGGGAACAGACACTCGGGAAGTCTGGCGGTGGCATGTATAATGGCAGCAGaatccttttaaaaactggggGCCGTTTCTGGGTGCGGAGCACTTTTAAAAGGTGGCCTGAAGTGTGAGCAAAGAGGTGGGTGGTTTTGCCCAAATTTGTCCCCGATGATGGCCAACGGCAGCTTTTCACAGAACagatttttgtctatttttttcatAGAGTCGTGGATGTGAAGCCCAGAAGCGACCATTAGGAGCAGTCTGACTTCCTGCGTAACACAAAGCCGGGAATATCACTCAATGcgtcctgcatccagcccatgcCTTGTGGCCGAGCTACCGCATGTATTTTAGAaagccatccaatctt
Proteins encoded in this region:
- the LOC117888818 gene encoding poly(U)-specific endoribonuclease-D-like, coding for MKGILALVCFLPCLTSGTQLSFPGEGEPREVPSFYSVSDSEIKSVSETLYSADVNKATSHEIILNLQHKISSDQTRAGQDYASQKLFSYVDEDALFSKPTFARLLALLNNYERMTGKEEVMTTSESQEVDAFLDEIFQTQVMEKLTQFFLSKGIYLSENDFKADLKKMWFGLYSRSKGAAMDSSGFEHVFHGEIKSGKISGFHNWVHYYELEKNGQINYLSYSYDGPWTGYPDIMAFQFRWTGYLKSVGSFFIGSSPEFELAVYTLCYKTRPNKLCTLSLGGKSAQIQTYSWTNSEYGAGKRYLASSYPNSP